In one window of Bifidobacterium sp. WK041_4_12 DNA:
- a CDS encoding LacI family DNA-binding transcriptional regulator, protein MMTDCSGENAPSLIDVAKRSHVSTATVSRILSGKRTKNDATQQAVRKAVNELHYRGNFAARALRRDRSDTIGVIVPQISNPFFASLAEELEHAINASNQEMLLCASHMDPKLERERIVSLLARNVSGIIIVPCDEKQSLEACQMVSQIPLVQVDQRVDMEDSDWIGIDDTKAMKLIVNHLAEQGVNTLAFIGSSINNSSAHNRLNNFNEQALSHGLSVRPEWQLLNDYSVDWGREATKQIFESSRARNESMPDAIVCANDLIALGVLDFLRAKRLSVPNDIMVTGFDDTLYGRLSEPSLTTIAHPVARIAEEAVRLIALSHNPSARTYSQIALMPKLIVRESA, encoded by the coding sequence ATGATGACTGATTGTTCAGGCGAGAATGCTCCATCACTGATTGATGTGGCCAAACGCTCACATGTGTCCACGGCAACGGTGTCGAGAATACTGTCAGGAAAGCGCACTAAGAACGATGCCACGCAGCAGGCCGTGCGTAAGGCAGTGAACGAACTGCATTACCGAGGCAATTTCGCCGCTCGCGCACTTCGACGGGACAGATCGGACACCATCGGTGTGATAGTGCCACAGATCAGCAATCCGTTTTTTGCCTCTCTCGCCGAAGAGCTAGAGCATGCAATCAACGCTTCGAACCAAGAAATGCTGCTCTGTGCCTCTCATATGGATCCCAAGCTTGAGCGTGAACGCATCGTCAGTCTGCTTGCAAGAAACGTAAGCGGCATCATCATCGTCCCGTGTGACGAGAAACAGAGTCTGGAAGCCTGCCAGATGGTGTCACAGATCCCACTGGTACAGGTCGATCAGCGTGTCGACATGGAAGATTCTGACTGGATTGGCATCGATGATACCAAAGCCATGAAGCTGATAGTCAATCATCTGGCTGAGCAAGGTGTGAACACGCTTGCCTTCATAGGCTCGTCAATCAACAATTCCTCGGCTCACAACCGATTGAACAACTTCAACGAGCAGGCGCTCAGTCACGGTCTTTCTGTCAGACCCGAATGGCAGCTGCTCAATGACTACAGCGTCGACTGGGGGCGTGAGGCGACAAAGCAGATCTTCGAATCTTCGCGAGCGCGAAACGAATCGATGCCTGATGCAATTGTCTGCGCAAATGATCTCATCGCGCTTGGTGTCTTGGACTTTCTTCGTGCGAAGAGGCTCTCCGTTCCCAATGACATCATGGTTACGGGCTTTGATGACACCCTCTATGGCCGACTCAGCGAACCATCTCTCACGACCATTGCACATCCGGTTGCCAGAATTGCCGAGGAAGCCGTGAGACTGATTGCTCTCTCCCACAATCCTTCGGCGCGTACGTATTCCCAGATAGCGCTGATGCCCAAGCTCA